GGTGGAGGCCGAGCGGCGCAGCAGGCTCCAGTGTGAGAACTGCGGCTTCATCCACTACATGAACCCGCGGGTCGTGGTCTCGATCATCGTCGAGCACCAGGGGAAGGTGCTGCTACAGGAGCGGGCGAACGAGCCGCGAGCAGGCTTCTGGACCTTTCCCGGTGGCTTCCTGGAGATCGGCGAGTTGCCTGAAGAGGGCGCCCGGCGCGAGACGCTGGAAGAGGTCGAGCTGGACGTCATCCCGTCGGTGTTGCAGGGCGTGTACGGGCGGGCGGACGCCGGCATCGTCCTTGTCGTGTACAACGGAGAGAGCGCCTCGGACGACGCACGTGTTACCGACCCGGAGTCACGGCAAGTGCGCTGGTACGCTGTCGGCGAGATTCCGTGGGCAGACCTGGCGTTCGACACGACCGAAGCGGCGCTGCGTGACTGGGTGCGGATGCGAAGCGAGGCCTCGTCGTGATCTCTTCAATCACTGATTTCTTGCGCTACTTCGATGCCGTGCACCGGCGCGCGCGCCGCGATATCGCCGCGTTGCCGCCTGAAGCCGACGGGTGGACGCCGCCATCCGGCGAAGGCGAGAACGGCTGGAGCATCAATACGTTGATCGGGCACATGGCCGGCTCGCGGCTGTATTTCGCGAGCGCATACGTGGGCGAAGGCTGGATCAGCCCGCAGCCGCCGGACGTCAGCCGTCGCGACCTCTGGCTGGACGCGGTCGAC
The sequence above is a segment of the Dehalococcoidia bacterium genome. Coding sequences within it:
- a CDS encoding NUDIX hydrolase; translation: MSPERLSTPRYCQECGHFLVERWVEAERRSRLQCENCGFIHYMNPRVVVSIIVEHQGKVLLQERANEPRAGFWTFPGGFLEIGELPEEGARRETLEEVELDVIPSVLQGVYGRADAGIVLVVYNGESASDDARVTDPESRQVRWYAVGEIPWADLAFDTTEAALRDWVRMRSEASS